One window from the genome of Salvia splendens isolate huo1 chromosome 9, SspV2, whole genome shotgun sequence encodes:
- the LOC121749228 gene encoding uncharacterized protein LOC121749228 — protein sequence MYNQRARVYCLLLLGGLLIPNATGNKIPFFYLQFFMDIEQCASYSWGGATLACLYHNLCEAALGKRTVVYLTKPEVHSHEGFHETAASHHYAVETLHKIRHFLREQDMSGRPDLFTISRMVEDGLQICGEAETMDHRPSQRSELDLDMPVRQKAKRRGKKKVGGESSSSRMDTQLVDDSDDDFVAPPPPRSAVRGRHSVSHTGGTGEDFGLSDQQSPPRSSARDDIDLENAVVEDTPPSRIPKTSIGKGIRSLFMRKRRDE from the exons ATGTACAATCAACGTGCTCGTGTGTATTGTCTGCTGTTACTGGGTGGTCTACTGATCCCGAACGCTACCGGTAATAAAATTCCCTTCTTCTACCTTCagtttttcatggatatagaacaaTGTGCTAGCTATAGCTGGGGAGGTGCGACTCTTgcctgcttgtaccacaatctaTGTGAAGCTGCACTTGGTAAGAGGACCGTGGTGTACCTAACAAAACCTGAGGTGCATTCTCATGAGGGCTTCCATGAAACGGCGGCCTCTCATCACTACGCG gtggagacccTTCACAAAATACGCCACTTTCTTAGGGAGCAAGACATGTCAGGACGGCCGGATTTATTCACCATTTCGAGAATGGTTGAAGATGGCCTCCAGATATGTGGGGAAGCTGAGACGATGGACCACCGTCCTTCACAGCGCTCTGAGCTGGACCTTGACATGCCCGTGCGGCAAAAAGCGAAGCGGCGTGGAAAGAAGAAAGTTGGTGGAGAGTCGTCATcatcaaggatggatactcagttggttgATGATTCTGATGACGATTTTGtggctccacctccaccaagatctgccgTGCGGGGTCGTCACTCAGTCAGCCACACGGGTGGTACAGGAGAAGATTTCGGTCTCAGCGATCAACAatctccacctcggtcttctgCGAGAGACGACATTGATTTAGAGAATGCCGTCGTTgaagatactcctccgtctagaaTCCCTAAGACCAGCATCGGGAAGGGAATCCGTAGTCTGTTTATGCGTAAAAGGCGAGACGAGTGA